From Denitrovibrio acetiphilus DSM 12809, the proteins below share one genomic window:
- the istB gene encoding IS21-like element helper ATPase IstB produces MSKLENLIAELKLAGLEAALSRQMENPQYRDLPFEDRLLQLLQAESAERLSRKIKRNMAQAKFKDLNARVEDIDYTIPRGLDKSAMLSLISGEYLNKKQNILITGPTGTGKSFIAQALANMVVRDGLTARYYRLPRLMDEMKLARLDGTYVKGLNKIAKYNLLILDDFGINPLTTDDANDLLEVIEDRAGISSVIVTSQLPVDRWYDYLNNDTVADAILDRLLHSSHKIKLKGESIRKIQADNA; encoded by the coding sequence ATGTCAAAGTTAGAAAACCTTATTGCAGAGCTGAAGCTCGCCGGACTGGAGGCAGCTCTTTCCAGACAGATGGAGAATCCACAGTACAGAGATCTGCCGTTTGAGGATCGTCTGCTTCAGCTTCTGCAGGCGGAATCAGCAGAGAGGCTGTCACGCAAGATAAAGAGGAACATGGCGCAGGCGAAGTTCAAAGACCTCAACGCAAGGGTCGAGGATATCGACTACACGATACCAAGGGGGCTTGATAAGTCAGCTATGCTTTCGCTCATCTCAGGTGAGTATCTGAATAAAAAGCAGAATATACTTATCACAGGCCCCACAGGAACAGGGAAGAGCTTTATTGCTCAGGCTCTCGCCAATATGGTTGTAAGGGACGGACTCACCGCTAGATACTACCGACTTCCCAGGCTTATGGATGAGATGAAGCTGGCAAGACTGGACGGTACTTATGTTAAGGGGCTTAATAAAATAGCCAAATATAATCTGCTCATCCTTGATGACTTCGGAATTAATCCGCTCACCACCGATGATGCCAACGACCTTCTTGAGGTGATTGAGGATCGTGCGGGTATCAGCAGTGTTATCGTCACCTCGCAACTGCCTGTAGATCGCTGGTATGACTATCTCAACAACGACACTGTGGCTGACGCCATTCTGGACAGACTGCTGCATAGCAGTCACAAGATCAAACTTAAAGGTGAAAGTATAAGGAAAATTCAGGCGGATAACGCTTGA